GTTGATGTGGGGTgttacatatattaattaagttgCACTTGGATGAAGGGGGGATTTGGATTTGCTATAAAATGAATATGCTAAATTTCCATATTAATTAACTTTTTCCATATCAGATTGAATACATTTGAAATAATTAGATATAGTATAATTAAAATGAATATGAAATGACTATATCCAAAGAATCATTTTAAATTCActtgttttcttatttctttcttattcaACTCTTGATGTATATACATTGATTGTTATAcaataaacaaacaattttATCTTATAATGTCATCTAAATCCATAGATTTAGAATACCGCCATTCAAATGGaatctctttaaattttttccttttcttttttcttttttcttctgacAAATATTACTTCTTGTTTAAAATCCTGTGTGCATCAGTTTCCATCCCATCAAACAAGTTCTTCTCTAGAAACCCatctctatttttctctttttctctcaaaaatcTCTAGCACAAGTTTTAGCACAAAAGGAGGTATCAATGGCCAGTTGGGTTGCAGTACTAAGTGTTGTTTGGGTGAGCATAGTGATTGCATGGGCGTGTAGGGTGCTGAATTGGATGTGGTTGAGGCCAAAGAAACTAGAAAGATGCTTGAGGGAGCAAGGCTTTACAGGCAATTCTTACAGGCTTTTGTTTGGAGACACCAAGGATAGCTCAATGATGCTGCGACAAGCACAATCCAAACCCATGAAACTCTCCACCTCCCATGATATAGCGCCACGAGTCATGCCATTTGTCCATCAAATTGTGAAAACTTACGGTATAAAATACTTTTACATTAATTCTTATCACCTTTCTACCCTATCCATGTATGTATATGTTGTATGGTGTGTAATCTTCTTTATAAGTTTTAACTGggatagtttttttttcggttAAATACATTTTTGGTCACTGGATTGtatatgaaaatttaatttaggggTGCAATTTTTAAGTGCAatttttaaaccaaaaaaatgcaGGTAGGAATTCTTTTGTTTGGATGGGCCCCATGCCAAAGTTGAACATCATGAACCCAGAAGATTTGAAAGAAATCTTCAACAAGCGTCAAAATTTTCAGAGGCCATCAGCAAACCCTCTTATCAAGTTGCTAGTACAGGGCCTTCTACACATTGAAGATGAGAAATGGGCTAAACACAGAAAGATTATCAAGCCAGCATTCCATTTAGAGAAGCTAAAGGTACTCACTCGCCAACATTCATTTATATTTATGGAGATTTAATTAGCAATTGTGTCTACTATTTTTCCAAAATGTATATATGTCGAtaatttttggatttcttttgcCCTAAATTTTTCCTTGTTTGGTACATAGGGGATGTTACCAACATTTTACCAAAGCTGTAGCGACATGATTAACGAGTGGAAGGGGTTGGTGTCCAAAGACGGTTCATGTGAGTTCGATGTGTGGCCATGTCTTAAAAATTTGTCGGCCGATGTGATTGCTCGGGCTGCATTTGGAAGTAGCTATCAAGagggaagaaaaatatttcagCTCCTGCAACAGCAAGATAAAAATTTTTCATTAGTCGTCCGAAGTGTTTACATTCCAGGATGGAGGTAAAATTAAATACTCTTTATTTAAAGTAGTTGTTCGTCATGTCGGCACAAAACCATTGATCTCGTACGACCTTAACTTGGTGTAGGTTTCTACCAACCAAGCATAACAGGAGGatgaaggaaataaataaagaaataaatgtgTTGCTCAAGggtattataaataaaagagaagaggaaattAAGTTGGGTGAAGACAATAAAGATGACTTGTTAGGTATACTTATGGAGTCCAATTTGAAGGAAATTCGCGAACATGGGAACAAGACAGACACTGGAATGAGTATTCAAGATGTAATTGAGGAGTGTAGGTTGTTTTACTTGGCTGGTTCAGAGAGCACTTCTACGCTGCTTGTTTGGGCAATGATTTTGCTGGGTCAAAACCAGAATTGGCAAGCTCGTGCAAGGGAAGAGGTCTTGCAAGCCTTTGAAAGCAACCCACCAAGCTTTAATGCCCTAAGCCAACTAAAAGTTGTAAGTATATATTTTGAGTATACTCTCTtgctatatgtatatatatatcggTAATTAGAAACCTTGACCATATAAAATGTCTCAGGTGACCATGGTTTTACTTGAAGTTCTTCGATTATACCCAGCAGGCGTTGAGCTTCCACGAACCACTTGCAAGAAAACACAGCTTGGAAAATTCTTATTGCCGGCCGGAGTCCTTGTCTCCTTACACATAATGTTTGTTCACCATGACAAAGAATTGTGGGGTGAGGATGCAGATGAGTTCAAGCCAGAGAGGTTTTCAGAAGGAATTTCAAAGGCAACAAAGAACCAATTTGCATACTTCCCTTTCGGTGCCGGTCCGAGGATTTGCATTGGACAGAACTTTGCTATGCAGGAAGCAAAATTAGCCTTGGCATTGATTCTGCAACACTTTACCTTTGATCTCTCTCCATCCTATGCTCATGCTCCTACGACACAAGGAAACCTTCTTCAACCTCAATATGGTGCTCATATCATTTTACGTAAACGTTGATTAGTTCTAAATGGTATATATTGTTGACAATTAAGTTAAAAATTATAAGGACATCACATGGGCAGACATATTAACCATGTAATTTTCCTACCTTGGGTTTTATCCCTTGTGGTTTTCCCCGagaaggttttaatgaggccatCATTAACATGCTTGTTCTTACCATGTAATGTTCTCTTTGAGTTGAATGCAATACCATTTTctatctcaaaaaaaaaaaaaaaaaaaaattaaccatGAAATTCTCGTGACTTGTCTTTCGTTCATTTTTAGAATTGAAATACTTTATTGTCAAAAAATTCACAATGGGTACaattgtaaacaaaattaaaaaacttggTCTTCGAAAACACAAAACAACCCCAATGAATACCCAAAGAATTCATCATAAAGAAATGTATTGAATTCTCAGCCCTTGATCAGGAGAAGAACTTACATGTAATAGGGATGTCACTATGAAGGTATCCCAAGCCTATCGTATATTGTCatatcataaaaataaatgtatggCACTAAGTGATTGACTTGGGATAGCGCCACAATGGTATCCAGATATAGGTAAGCTTTATTCCTTAATCAGGCAATTGACCAAAATCCCGAAGAGCCAAACAATGTAAGAACCAAACAATCAAAGTCACATAAATCCGAAAATCTTCAAAGTCAAAAGTCTCAATCTAgtactctcttttttcttccgtTGGTGTCAAAATATGTACGTGCCTTAATAGAAGGCCAAGAAGCAAAACAAACAGAGAGAGTTCTATTATACAACAACATGGACGAAAtgtattttacttatttgggTCTTAGAATTATTCTTATTTACGACTTCCTTCTTGAAAGGGTATGTAGAAACCATCAGAGAATGTTACAAAGGAACCTGCATGTAGGAACACAGTCTCATTAAAATCTTCTCAAGGAAAATCATATTGGACAAAACTTTGGGGTAGGAAAAAGAGTGTAACACATGTATTGGATACAAAAGagtcaaaagaacaaaaaccaaaCGAAATAACACAAAGCACAACTACAAACCCAATAAATAACATCACACCACAATGCAATACTGATATTCACTGATACATCCGTATTAGAATTATTCGGATATTAGATATCTCCTCATTAAATAACACATAATGAAAAATTATGTGGATACCACATTAAAATTTGTAATTCAATACCTGCAAATCCAGAAAGCAGATTAATGAGGAAGAATGGTTGGTCTCATAACCAATCATTCTTTTTCGTATTCTTAACTTCACGGACTTGTCCTATTAATAAATTTTCTCATTCTACATAAGTAAATACATGATTCAAGTGTAGTATAAATCATCGTTGAAAGTGTGATGTATGCCATACCCCCAAAAACCGAAGACGTCCAAAGGCGGAACACTCGAAGCAgcacaacaaaacaaactttGAAAAATCCATGACAATCACATATACCCagaacaccaaaaaaaaggcaaattTCTCAGCTGCTACCTGTTGAGTGCAGGTGAACACAGCAAATCATGCTGTCATGCAGAGCTGTGCTGCTAACATCATTATAATCCGTGATCCAAAGTGCTTGCGATGTCATCATCAATTTCATAACAACggccaaaacaaaagaaactcGAGATCTACATGTAACTGACAATTGAAGAAACAAGAAAGACGTGAAAGCTCCCCACAGAAACACAGAGCCATGGACCTCAACCTTTCATCTCTGGTAGCTGTTCTGGCAATCACATTGGCCTTCTCACTCTACCTCTATTCTCTGTTATGGAAATCAAGAAGTGTCGTAAGAAAGTTACCGCCTCAAGCTGGAGGCGCATGGCCTATAATCGGCCACCTTCACTTATTATATAGATCATCAGAGCCACCCCATTTGGTGTTTGGGAAATTGGCCGATAAGTATGGACCAATTTTCACTATAAAGTTTGGAGTGGAGAGACGAGTGGTCGTGAGCAGCTCGGAAATGGCGAAAGAGTGTTTAAAGACACATGACAAAGTCTTTTGCAGCCGTGTCAAATCTCTAGGGCCAGAAATCCTTGGCTACAACTATGCCTGCTTTGCATTCAGCTCCTACGGCCGCTACTTTTGcgaaataaaaaagatggtCATGCACGAGCTCTTCTCCAACCAGCGCATCGAGATGCTCAAACACATTAGAGAATCTCAAGTTAACACAGCGATCAGAGAAATATACGAGTGGTGGAcgaagaacaagaagagtaGTGGTTCAAatgaggtggtggtgga
The window above is part of the Prunus dulcis chromosome 1, ALMONDv2, whole genome shotgun sequence genome. Proteins encoded here:
- the LOC117615568 gene encoding cytochrome P450 CYP72A219-like yields the protein MASWVAVLSVVWVSIVIAWACRVLNWMWLRPKKLERCLREQGFTGNSYRLLFGDTKDSSMMLRQAQSKPMKLSTSHDIAPRVMPFVHQIVKTYGRNSFVWMGPMPKLNIMNPEDLKEIFNKRQNFQRPSANPLIKLLVQGLLHIEDEKWAKHRKIIKPAFHLEKLKGMLPTFYQSCSDMINEWKGLVSKDGSCEFDVWPCLKNLSADVIARAAFGSSYQEGRKIFQLLQQQDKNFSLVVRSVYIPGWRFLPTKHNRRMKEINKEINVLLKGIINKREEEIKLGEDNKDDLLGILMESNLKEIREHGNKTDTGMSIQDVIEECRLFYLAGSESTSTLLVWAMILLGQNQNWQARAREEVLQAFESNPPSFNALSQLKVVTMVLLEVLRLYPAGVELPRTTCKKTQLGKFLLPAGVLVSLHIMFVHHDKELWGEDADEFKPERFSEGISKATKNQFAYFPFGAGPRICIGQNFAMQEAKLALALILQHFTFDLSPSYAHAPTTQGNLLQPQYGAHIILRKR